A DNA window from Meiothermus cerbereus DSM 11376 contains the following coding sequences:
- a CDS encoding cytochrome-c peroxidase produces MRRRWVWAGLLLLGVGVLGYSLWPRPTPPAPEAAPPPPHQASPPILFAERTVPIPEDNPQTPAKVELGRRLFYDTRLSKDGTVACASCHKPEFAFSDGGKPVSTGIFGRKGLRNAPTLTNVAFRRHLFWEGRSPRLELQAVGPLTAHDEMGLEPEELAQKLGAIPEYARAFQEVFGEAPSLKTVTYAIAAFERTLVSYNSPFDRYQAGDDSAMSQAALRGMELFFGEKGDCFHCHVGPDFTDDEPRNTALYTVYKDIGLARATGKDEDVGKFKTPTLRNVALTAPYMHDGSIQTLREAVQHYNRGGEPNLNADALIRPLGLTDPEVEDLVAFLESLTDRSFTTNPALLPPRGKGSTP; encoded by the coding sequence GTGCGACGGCGATGGGTATGGGCGGGCCTGCTCCTTCTGGGGGTGGGGGTGCTGGGCTACTCTCTCTGGCCCAGGCCAACGCCACCAGCCCCCGAAGCAGCGCCACCCCCCCCTCACCAGGCCAGCCCCCCCATTCTTTTTGCCGAACGCACCGTGCCCATCCCAGAGGACAACCCCCAGACCCCGGCCAAAGTGGAGCTGGGGCGGCGGCTGTTTTACGACACAAGGCTTTCCAAGGACGGCACCGTGGCCTGTGCAAGCTGCCACAAGCCCGAGTTCGCTTTTAGCGATGGGGGAAAGCCAGTAAGCACCGGCATCTTTGGCCGAAAAGGTCTCCGCAACGCACCCACCCTGACCAACGTGGCCTTCCGCCGCCACCTGTTCTGGGAAGGGCGTTCGCCGCGGCTCGAGCTGCAGGCGGTTGGCCCCCTCACGGCCCACGACGAGATGGGCCTCGAGCCCGAGGAGCTCGCGCAAAAGCTAGGGGCCATTCCCGAGTATGCCAGGGCCTTTCAGGAGGTCTTCGGCGAGGCCCCCAGCCTCAAAACCGTTACCTACGCCATTGCGGCCTTCGAGCGTACCCTGGTGTCTTATAACAGCCCCTTCGACCGCTACCAGGCCGGCGACGACTCGGCCATGAGCCAGGCGGCCCTGCGCGGGATGGAGCTTTTCTTCGGCGAGAAGGGCGACTGCTTCCACTGCCACGTCGGCCCCGACTTCACCGACGACGAACCCCGCAACACCGCCCTCTACACGGTCTACAAAGACATCGGGCTGGCCCGCGCAACGGGCAAAGACGAGGACGTGGGCAAATTCAAAACCCCCACCTTACGCAACGTGGCCCTGACCGCACCCTACATGCACGACGGCTCCATCCAAACCTTGCGGGAGGCGGTGCAACACTACAACCGGGGCGGCGAGCCCAACCTGAACGCCGACGCCCTGATTCGGCCATTGGGCCTGACCGACCCGGAGGTAGAGGATCTGGTGGCGTTTCTGGAGTCCCTGACCGATAGGAGCTTTACTACCAACCCGGCCTTGCTGCCGCCCAGGGGAAAGGGGAGTACGCCATGA
- a CDS encoding copper resistance D family protein: MPICKEPTVFSLSNLNPLATMPHEHDSTQPVLRALLYVGVFLLLGAGVFVRYVGPEAARTQRWRLWYLLSGGFLLALGATLYGVYHLTWMLGDTALVGSYLLETSQGNWLLLRMGLLVGLLFMSMGWFRLDRWLYPPLVLGLLFTLTLTSHAAGGGPGQLATGLAHLAFAVVWGGSVLALAVVWPGTKYDAVLRAIQRLSSLGLAAVILLSLMGVYLSWVRLGEFSNLWNAVYGQRLLLKLGLVGLVVGVAAVNRLWLLPRLQAKQAKGLQTVSLEAALILGVLLASGFLATTEPPPPASQSAPRVINIAETEGDKRYTGQLFSQGGLIHLYLDLRDAEGNLLPTGPSLRLEALQGTQLLQDAKGPFYKSQYHIVLIAETPGEWLVTLDLPDKTLEYTLSVAP; this comes from the coding sequence ATGCCCATTTGTAAAGAGCCGACGGTTTTTAGCCTGTCGAACCTAAATCCGCTTGCGACCATGCCGCACGAACACGACAGTACCCAGCCCGTCCTGCGGGCACTCCTTTATGTGGGTGTTTTTTTGTTGCTGGGAGCCGGGGTGTTTGTCCGCTACGTGGGGCCGGAGGCTGCGCGTACCCAGCGCTGGCGGCTATGGTACCTGCTTTCGGGGGGCTTTCTGCTGGCCCTGGGGGCTACCCTCTACGGGGTGTATCACCTGACCTGGATGCTCGGCGACACCGCCCTTGTGGGGAGCTACCTGCTCGAGACCTCGCAAGGGAACTGGTTGTTGCTGCGGATGGGTTTGCTGGTGGGTTTGCTGTTTATGTCTATGGGCTGGTTTCGCCTGGACCGCTGGCTGTACCCCCCGCTGGTTCTGGGGCTTCTGTTTACCCTTACCCTCACCTCGCATGCTGCCGGGGGCGGGCCGGGGCAGTTGGCCACTGGCCTGGCCCACTTGGCTTTTGCAGTGGTTTGGGGGGGAAGTGTGCTGGCGCTGGCGGTGGTCTGGCCCGGCACAAAGTACGACGCAGTGCTGCGGGCCATTCAACGTCTTTCGAGTCTGGGCCTTGCTGCGGTCATACTTTTGTCGCTGATGGGTGTGTACCTGTCCTGGGTTCGCCTGGGCGAGTTCTCGAACCTATGGAACGCTGTTTACGGTCAACGCCTGCTTCTAAAGCTGGGGCTGGTGGGGCTGGTGGTAGGGGTGGCGGCGGTGAACCGGCTGTGGCTTTTGCCGCGTTTACAGGCCAAGCAGGCTAAGGGATTACAGACGGTGAGCCTCGAGGCCGCTTTGATTCTGGGTGTGCTTTTAGCCAGCGGTTTTCTGGCTACCACCGAACCACCTCCGCCGGCCAGCCAATCTGCACCCCGCGTGATAAACATCGCTGAGACCGAGGGCGATAAGCGCTACACGGGTCAATTGTTCAGCCAGGGTGGTCTAATTCACCTCTACCTCGACTTGCGCGATGCTGAGGGCAACCTGCTGCCAACCGGCCCCAGCCTGCGGCTAGAGGCCCTGCAGGGAACGCAGCTTTTGCAGGACGCCAAGGGCCCCTTTTACAAGTCGCAGTACCACATTGTGCTCATTGCCGAGACGCCCGGCGAATGGCTGGTGACGTTAGATCTGCCGGACAAGACCCTCGAGTACACCCTAAGCGTGGCCCCTTGA
- a CDS encoding MbnP family protein, which yields MRKCWLVFLLSISAYALSAPVELKVNLRVGSQPLQWGQTYQTPQGLRYQIDLLKFYISEVALVRPDGREVRLDGLSLAEFKRDGPTQGVRVMMMDVPPGQYRGLRFNVGVPRELNHLDAGTQQLPLGVNSGMYWAWNPGYIFYRLEGTALLPEGNQKWVIHMGTDTFRLPVRLHDLQTRRVQINIPPGGGVISLNLDVAKAFESGPGGAFVDWRKQSLRQLHGLSPETSLLMSVVYFNMQSAFSLAP from the coding sequence ATGAGAAAATGCTGGCTGGTCTTTTTGCTCAGTATAAGTGCCTATGCGCTCTCTGCCCCCGTCGAGCTGAAAGTGAACCTGCGGGTGGGCAGTCAGCCCTTGCAGTGGGGCCAGACCTACCAGACCCCCCAGGGGCTGCGCTACCAGATTGACCTCCTGAAGTTTTACATCTCGGAAGTGGCCCTGGTGCGCCCGGATGGCCGCGAGGTGCGCTTAGACGGTCTATCCCTGGCCGAATTCAAACGGGATGGCCCCACCCAGGGGGTGCGCGTCATGATGATGGACGTGCCGCCGGGCCAATACCGCGGGCTGCGCTTTAATGTGGGTGTGCCGCGCGAGCTCAACCACCTCGACGCGGGTACCCAGCAGCTACCCCTGGGCGTCAACTCCGGCATGTACTGGGCCTGGAACCCCGGCTATATCTTCTACCGCCTCGAGGGCACCGCTTTACTCCCGGAAGGCAACCAAAAATGGGTGATTCACATGGGAACCGACACCTTCCGCCTACCGGTGCGCCTGCACGACCTCCAGACCCGGCGGGTGCAGATCAACATCCCGCCCGGTGGGGGGGTCATCTCGCTCAACCTGGATGTAGCCAAGGCCTTTGAGTCGGGGCCAGGCGGGGCTTTTGTGGACTGGCGTAAGCAGTCACTGCGCCAGCTGCACGGTCTCAGCCCCGAAACCAGCCTGCTGATGTCGGTGGTGTACTTCAACATGCAGTCGGCCTTCTCGCTGGCCCCGTAG
- a CDS encoding M16 family metallopeptidase yields MVWLLLLVLLLPGAMAQQLREQIRKYTLDNGLRVLMVPDKTAPVIHFNLMFDVGGVDEAPGLGGIAHMVEHMAFKGTQSIGSLDWPKEKAALEAIDKARAELDRAIANRASQEEIQRLTARFNEAREEAKKLALPNAIDQLFTNNGEQGLNASTGYDRTDYRVSLPSNRLELYLRVYADVLMNAVFRSFYEEADVVLEERRQRSENDPNGALSEAFLRAAFQVHPYGRPLIGSREEIQGYRVDKALEFWKTHYHPNRAVLVLVGDVEPERDIQLVRRYMGAIPRGPERPSLNIPAEPPQTAERRTSIEYNAQPSLLIGFHKPTYPNREAYVMDMIDSILTEGRTSRLFRRLVIQEQAALNVSASSASPGFRYPNLFTISAQPRAPRTTQDLERLIYEELERLKNEPVSPQELQKVRNQTRAAYLRVLQGGPGLAQALAFYELFFGGYQRIFEEEAIYNTITAEEIQQAARKYFTPQNRTVATLITRGGSR; encoded by the coding sequence ATGGTCTGGTTGCTTTTACTGGTGCTGCTGTTGCCCGGGGCCATGGCCCAGCAGCTCCGCGAGCAGATACGCAAGTACACCCTGGACAATGGCCTGCGGGTGCTTATGGTGCCGGACAAAACCGCCCCGGTCATCCACTTCAACCTTATGTTCGATGTGGGGGGTGTGGACGAGGCGCCGGGCCTGGGGGGGATTGCCCACATGGTCGAGCACATGGCCTTCAAGGGTACGCAGAGCATCGGCAGCCTGGACTGGCCTAAGGAAAAAGCCGCCCTCGAGGCCATAGACAAAGCCCGCGCCGAGCTGGATCGGGCCATCGCCAACCGGGCATCGCAAGAAGAGATCCAGCGCCTTACAGCGAGGTTCAACGAAGCCCGCGAAGAAGCCAAGAAACTGGCCTTGCCCAACGCCATTGACCAGCTCTTTACCAACAACGGCGAGCAGGGGCTCAACGCCTCGACGGGCTACGACCGCACCGATTACCGGGTTTCGCTGCCCTCCAACCGGCTCGAGCTCTACCTACGGGTCTATGCCGATGTGCTGATGAACGCTGTTTTTCGCAGCTTTTATGAAGAGGCCGATGTGGTGCTGGAGGAGCGCCGCCAGCGCTCCGAAAACGATCCCAACGGGGCTTTGAGCGAGGCCTTTTTGCGGGCTGCTTTTCAGGTGCACCCCTATGGCCGTCCCCTGATTGGCAGCCGCGAGGAAATTCAGGGCTACCGGGTCGACAAAGCCCTGGAGTTCTGGAAGACCCACTACCACCCCAACCGGGCGGTGCTGGTGCTGGTGGGGGATGTCGAACCCGAGCGGGATATCCAGCTGGTGCGCCGTTACATGGGGGCCATTCCCAGAGGCCCGGAGCGTCCCAGCCTGAACATTCCCGCCGAGCCGCCCCAGACTGCCGAACGCCGCACAAGCATCGAGTACAACGCCCAGCCCAGCCTGCTCATTGGCTTTCACAAGCCCACCTACCCCAACCGCGAGGCCTACGTGATGGACATGATTGATTCGATCCTGACCGAGGGCCGCACCAGCCGGCTGTTCCGCCGCCTGGTGATCCAGGAGCAGGCCGCCCTGAACGTGAGCGCCAGTTCGGCCTCGCCGGGCTTCCGCTACCCCAACCTGTTTACCATCTCGGCCCAGCCCCGCGCCCCCCGCACCACCCAGGACCTCGAGCGTCTCATCTACGAGGAACTGGAACGCCTCAAAAACGAGCCGGTGAGCCCGCAAGAACTGCAAAAGGTGCGTAACCAGACCCGAGCGGCCTATTTGCGGGTCTTGCAGGGGGGGCCCGGCCTGGCCCAGGCCCTGGCCTTTTACGAGCTATTCTTCGGCGGCTATCAGCGCATCTTCGAGGAGGAAGCCATCTACAACACCATCACCGCCGAGGAAATTCAGCAGGCCGCCCGCAAATACTTCACCCCGCAAAACCGCACCGTGGCCACCCTCATCACCCGTGGAGGTAGCCGATGA